The Buteo buteo chromosome 23, bButBut1.hap1.1, whole genome shotgun sequence genome contains the following window.
ACTCAGTCAAGGTTAGACCAAACGAGTCTACTGTATCCCAGACAGCTTTATCTAAGTACAGTCTCTAGTTCTGGGCTTGCCTGATAGATTGTAATAATCCTAGATTTCTCTTCCATGTTTAATCTGTTAGAATTTTCAAAATCTTGTATCCTTCAGCAACAATTGGACAATCTATCTACTAcgtccttaaaaacaaaaccactttttaaaGTCGAAGTCTTATGTTTCTACACCATAAAATAACAAATCTTGCTGTACTTTTTGTAAATTATTGTGGTGcgcaaaactgaaataaattatacagATCAAAACCTGCTACTTCTTTGCACCACTTTAAAAACTGCACTTGCTTGAAAGattatgtacattttaaaaagcagctgcaaaattgTATTCCACAGTCCTACTAAAAAATGTAGTCGTCTTCTTTCAGTTCCTAACCCCACCATGTTTCTCGTGTGTGTTGCCATTATTTACAAAGGGAACAACACTGTAGCCTCCTGTTGCATGCACCATTCCATTGGCTGGCCATGTGTCGGTAGCCATTTGTGCCGGCTAGCCATTTGTGCTCGCAGCTCAGCCCCAAGTGTTCCTGCGCAGCCACAGCACAAGTCACACAGACTTTTGATGGTGTCTTTTAGAGCAGGTCTAATTGATAGTTATGTTGTTAAGTATTAAAATCACTCTGACTTTCAGACAGTTAGGCTGCTCCTTTGCAAAAACATGCATGTGCGCTCGGGTGGCTTAAattccatcgtcttttctgtctttatgaCAGAGCAAGGCAAAAAGTTCAGAATTTACTATCACTAAGTAgcttcatttaagaaaaataattagaaactCCCATTTGGTTCAGTAGACTGATACTAAGCAGGTCTTGCCTTTCTCAGATCATGAAGCTGTCTTGCTGCAAATGCACCAGTTGCAGTCTGACATAGAAGCAAGTAATAGCCGAGCagtggagaaagaagaaatggcaaGAAAGGAAATTGATGAACTGAAGTTGCAGGTGCAGGAGTGCCTGTTGGCCAGAGAACACGAGAAAAATGTGAGTGCGGTTGCAAATCTGATCTGTTCAGACTTCTCTGGAAAATAAGTAGGTGTGCAAGAGACCCCCTGTTCTGTCATGCCTGGTGATACGTGCTTGGAGCTGTTTACTCTGACAACTTCCTCGTGACCTGAAACACCAGCAGTGTAGACCACCATTATTTTTTGTTCACTGTCTTCCTAAAGAAAGCTGTTTCCAGTCAGATCTGTGACTGGTTTATGAAAGACAACCCCTTATTTTATTTGACTCATAAAATGCCTTGGGAGAACCATTATGAAACAATGAGACAGAGACCCAAAAGTAATGAGCAGGCCAGGGAGAGATGTAGCCACTaatgctttctgtttaaaaaagcagccaccccacccacccacccccccccgaaacaacaaccaaaaagaaGTCTAGCTTTCTTCCTGGGGAGTGTTCATGGTTTGCAAATGTCATGTTATCTCTCCAATTCACTCTTCATTTTTATAGGTTTCAGAACTAGAGGAATCAACGAGAGCCTTGAACAACAAGCGTTTCCATTCTCCAGAAAACCATGTGGTGGAACAGAATGGAGAGGTAGCAGCTGCAGACGTCATTCAACTTCAGAAGGATAACAGAGAGCTGGAACAGCAAATTGCTGAGAAAAACAAGGTGaactgaaacagcagaaatggCTGTTAGTCTTACCCCTTTTAATTAGGAAGCTGAATAATTGGTGCTGCCCATGCTGCAGCCTTAGGACAACAGGCTTACCAAAATGGCAGATCTAGTTTGAATCCAGTATTCTGtgagtaaatttttttcctctggattgTTCAAGGATCTAGGAACAATGGATAAAAACTGTGGCCAGAATCATAGGAATCCTTATCTCTTTTGGAGGAAAGATGCACCAAATGATACCATTTACAGCTTTCCTGCAGAGCCCTGTTGTGTGAATTCAGGTCACTTCTACTGTGCTGTCACACAAAAGGCCAAGTATACTGTCACAGGCCTGCTAATGTGTGCAGCTAGAAAGGCAAGACATGCGGGTTGCTTCCTCAGAGCTGTCAATGTTGTTTAATGTTGTTTCATTCATTACACTTGTTTGTCATGGGTTTTTCCAGATACCTGTCAGTTAAAATGTGTCTTGACAATACTGTATTAACACTATCCTTTGCTGTGCTTACAGATGATAAAGCAGCTACAGCAAAGAATGACAGAACTCAAGAAAACCCTCCAGAAAGAGTTGGTAAGGGTTAtgttttttcagtctcttcagCTGGCACTTACTGACAGTTACTTGCACTACTAATTGCAAAAGCTTAACTGCTAGCTAGAGCGTAATTTTTTTACTAGGGATGTCTAAAGTTCCCTTGTGTTTGCAGGCAGATCAGTGAACCCTTAAATTAAGGAAGTGCATTATTCTGGATCATTTATTGAATGGATGGTGTGACAGGTAGCCATCACCACTCAGCCCTTGCAACAGAGAATTTTAGCTACAGAAGACCTGTGTTTGGTAATCTTGGGCATTTAATACATTTCTGAGGTTTGATTGCTACTGAGCTGCCATTCAGCTAAGTTTTACCATAGGACTCATGTCTGCCCCAGGGAAAGCTCCCCTTTAATCCCTTTTACAATAGTTTTCCTCtctaagaaaaaattcttctatttaaaaaaaaaatcaaaggaggttttaaattcattatttttattctgagctTGAAAATTGTTTTGGAGAAAGCCCACATTTGAAAGGTGCAGAGCAGGTTagtgataaaagaaaattatcaggTGATAGTTTCTACCATGGAACCAATTCCATGCTGGTTTGGGTAATGTACATGTAACGCTAACAGCAACTAGCTTCTGTCTTAGAGTCTAGGGAGAGGTGAAGACACTTCTCTGCTGTGATCCCATGAAGGATGAGAAGCTTGTCCTGTTGATGTCCAGGTTGTACCCACCTTGTGGATACAAGCCCTCTGTGTTAGATATCTCGGACCTGGATCCTCTCCCAGTGTCAAGCTGACAGAGTCTACAATGtacttcctcttttccttttttttttttttttttttttttagaaaataaggcCTGACAGTGAGGTACCTGAAGTACGTGAAAAAGCAAATTCTGAAGTGCCTAATGCTTCTGTGACTGTCACAAACAACTCTGATTTAAATGACTCAAGGGAGATAAACTTTGAATACCTTAAACATGTTGTACTAAAATTCATGTCCTGCCGGGAATCTGAGGTAAAGATGTACACTTACCTTCTCTTTCTaagtctgtctttctcttgaAACTGCCACCTGTTACCTGCTAAGGACACTTCTATGCCAATTCCATACTTCTTACACTTAAAAAGTTGTTGACTGATCCAGCACAATGAAGCAAAATAGCTAACAGTGATATGTTTGAAAGtacagattattattattatgaactaaatgaaagggaaatgtgaatttttaaGAGGTAGTTATGTCTGGAAGTTAAGATCTGAAGCTATAAGACATCCCTCTGCGCTACTCTAAAAAGCGTACGGAGTATGTAATTAAGAGCGGTTGTACATTtaagacagcaaaaaaaccccaagaaaagacaTAAACCACTTGCTGTTGGTCCGTAAGAGGTAATTCCTTCTGCATTTGAAGATCCTTCATGTTCTCCATGTTGTCAAAAAAGTTAAAGGTAAAAAAGTTATACCAACAATATACTTCACTTAATTGCAAGTCAGTGGCTAAGATCAAGAAATAATTCTGCAACTCCATGGTATCCAGAGTGCTTGACTCCTTTACTAACTCCACATTGTGTGGCCCATTTAGAATATTAGTACTACAGAGTTAATATAAAGTGTATATTTAAAATGCCATGATTCTTTCCACTCTATGTGCTGGTTTGATCAACTtttcaaagcttaaaaaaactAGGATGCCACAAGAGCCAAGCTTCTTCTCTAACTAGGCTCCCCATTTGTCGTCTTTCCTGCAAATATGCAAACCAGCGTTAAAGAACAGAAAGTCAGGaaacacaaacagaagaaataagatAGAGGCCATCCTAGTCTATTGGAACTGGGGATAATGGCAGGCTGCTGGTCTGCTCTTTGCGGTTGTGACTAAAAAGTCTGTGACCAAACCCACAGAAAAACTGTGCTGCACTGCAGTCCAGAATGTAGAGCCCGAGAGCATCATAAGCAACAAAATACTGTGGTTTCTTTCAGGCATTCCATCTAATTAAAGCTGTATCTGTGTTACTGAATTTTtcacaagaggaagaaaacatgctTAAAGAAACTTTGGAGTACAAGGTAAGGGTTCTGTTCCACTTGTAGTCTTTAACAGAACTTCCAGCAGATGGAATGAAAACTCTTAGATGCTGGGAGATCATGAAAAGTATCTTCTCCAAATGTTAGCTACAATAATAAACgtaatttattattaaaacgTTAGCTAATCACATACATACATGTCAGAATTTGTCCATTTCAGTGAGGGAAGTAGCAACTTCCCAGTGCTTCAGTGAATGAGTAACAGCATAGTTTTGCCCAGTGGACTCTGTCTGTGGAGGGAAGCTAGAAGCTCCTTGCCTGAAGTAcagtcaaatatttaaaagcaggaaGCCTTTCCATTGCATAAAATGAGATCTCCTGCATGTCCCTGGCTATGTGGTTATTAGTGAGTGTTCATAAATGAGTGCTGCCTCAGATCCTTCTGTGTCCTGCATTCATCTCTGCAGTCAGTAAGCTGGACACATTCAGTCTACTTATGATTGCAGCTGAGGGAGATTTTCTCACCATCTTGTTAAGGGAACAGTTTAATACTAGATTGACTAAAGGTACTGTGTTTAAATGACTGTAGATTTGTGatttgtcattattttaaaggaatatattAAGTGTAATCTTCAGTCATCTTCGCTTGTGGAAAGTGGATGCTGTTTCTTCCAGATTGGATTGTGTGAAACTATCTTTACTTCTTCAGTCTGAAGTTTGCAGCATTCCATTTTATAAATAGTTATTTCCATCAAATGATGGGGAGTTGCCTCTGTaccatattctttctttttcaaatcttCAGCTTCTTAGAAGTGTGAACCTAGCATATGTGTACTGTGCTTTTCTGTCCTAGATGTCATGGTTTGGGTCAAAGCCATCTCCCAAAGGCAGTATCCGGCCCTCTATCTCGAGCCCAAGGACACTGTGGCCTTAAGGGAACCTGAAATTGGACAGTCAGCATCTAGCcacttttttctgtgaaaagaacGCTGAACACACTAATTCAGGTGTGTCTTAATCACTGTCATTGCAGTATTTTGTACAAGAACTTTTGACACTGTTTACAAAACTAATACTGTGCAAGGAGAAATTTTCACTACAAACTGAAACACCTCTTCTGGGTTGGATTCGGGGACCATTGTCTCGATGGTCTCTTAATGGAAGTCAGCTCCTTGTGCTCATCGGTCTTGTTTTCTTGGCACCAAAGGGTAACGTTAACCTCGCTAATACCGGTGCTGGCAGTTCAAGCTTCTAACGCGTGCATCTGTTATGATGGTGATTCCAGCTTCTGTTACAGAGTGCTAGAGTTGAGTAACTCTAGGCACAGTAAAGCTTCCTTGTCTTGCTGTGGAaagcaagcaatgaaaaaaaaaaaaagttggcagTAATACAGTGAGTTTTTGACGGTTTGAAAAGCCTTTCAAAGAACAGGAGCAGGAGCTTtaaccaaaaaagaaatctgccTTGCCTATAATACTGACATAACTAatagtttgcattttttcataTCACTGTGTAATTTAAGGTGCATATATCCTGGCCTGCAGTCCTGAAGGCTGCATGTTGATGATGATTATTTAATTTGAGAGCACAACTTTAGAGTTGtctgattttacttttcttaaagaaaaataataattaaaatggtCTTAATTATAGTACCTAATACTCAGTCGCCTTTAAAACTAATCTATTAGCCTGTACCATAGGTTGTTAGCATTGGGAAGAAGGGATAGTaaaccattttaaatttttaaagctgaattcCAGGTATTGTAAATGCACACTGAgaataccttttatttttaaaaaaaaaatatctagtgACAAAGGGTGAAGAATATTGGTACTAAAcgcattgatttttttttttcttccaagtctGCTAGCAACAAATCTTTATAACCAGTATCCGCCTCtttggttgtggttttctgTACTTCAAATACTGATGCTTAAAAACTGTTATGAACAGTGGGCTGTTAACTGTGTTCTAACTACATGGTAAGAGAAATGCTGTTCATGAGGCTTTTGTTTTTGAGGGCAAAATTCAACTCTTAACGAATAAATCTAGTTCCAgcagcttgctttccttccccccttAAGAAAAGGGGACCAAGGTGGCACTTGCCTCACAGAGTAGTAATACAATTTTGCCTGTAGTTATAACACCACTGCGAAACCTACATGAAAATCAGAAGCAGCAGTAAGTCTGACTTCGTAAAAACTggacatattttcaaaaaactACATATCTGTGGAATTGGATGAGCAGGCTGCAATTCTGGTAATTCTCTTACAAGGAGGTTTGTGTTACTAacagtaattttattaaatatagtCGAGAAAATTCCGGCTATCCTGTAGTGGAAATAGGGTCACTGTTCAGGTTTTTAACTTTGCTAACAGGGGTCTGAATGACCTTAGCGGTGGCAGTCAGTGATATAGTGTTAAGAGTTACAGCATGTGAGCTGCTCCCTGCTTCCATGCACACTTGTGCTGTGGTAAAGATGAAAGTATCCTTCCACGTGAGGTCAGTGATCAGAGTGGTAAATGTGCTGCAATTCTttaccctgcctggtctcccTAGTTTTTGTTGATCAGTCATATCCCAGACACAGGTATTTGCAGTAGCTATTACCTTGGCACAAGTGACACTCCTCAGTTTAGAGCTAGGTTGTATTTATTTGAAGttaagaaaaccaaaaggattttttagTACGCTAAAGCTTGTCCAAACACAGTCTTCAGTAACCTGATCCATGGCACTTAACGGTAGCATACAGAAGTTTATGGGAAGAGTACAACTCTGCTCTAGTATGAAAATAGACAATCAAAAAGTGGGTTTATATCAGTTGCTCCTCTACTGAAACAAAGTGGGGGCAGGATAACCCTGTTGGTTCTGGGAAGCTTTTATTCTCTAAGGTCTTTTTCTGTAGAATGTCCCTTTGCCCTGGCCTATTTCTGTGGGACCCGAGACCAGGGGACAGGATTCCCTCTACTCACGCTGATGCCTGCTGAATGACTAATCGGTTTATGTTGATCCTGGCTTGAAAGGTTACTGCTGAACAGTAAGAAAAGCAGTACAGGCAGCCTGGAATAAAgagtgacaaaataaaatatgagatTATATATTCACTAACACAACTTCAATTTAAGATCCCAAAGCTCATACAGGATCAACTTAACCATAAACTAGTTCTCAAGTGTTGAATTTTCTTTAGATATCAGAGCAAGAattgtgtgtatacatatatattaaaaagctaATGCACTTTCCCTTGTATAAAAACAGTGGTATACATAATCCTTTCTATGGCCATTggctttctttccttctatgCTGTAAATATGGATTGTATTATGAAACACTATGAAATTTGTGGTGCAATACATTTTGGATCAAAACCCTAAtcttgatttctttctctttatagTTCTGGTTATCTCTCTCCACTGGGATGTTATAGCTATTTACAATTGAGGGAATTTTAAAGCATGAAACAAACCCCACCTTCTGCCCAGGGTAAGAATGGGTGTGTCAGCCATGTAATTAAGGCCTCCATTTCTCATAGGGAGTTACGCCAGGAATGAGGCGGAGTGCTTCTGCCTGCTAAAATAATCTCTCACCAgggacagctgctgctgcactttTAGcagctggtaaaaaaaaaaacaaccacccaaaTGGTGCAGGGCCTCCTTGAGCAGCTGCTTCACTTGGAGTATGCTCATTTGTGCCAAAAGGAAGACTCCTTCCTGGCAGATAACCCTGCCAGACTCAGGGCGCACACCGCCAACCAAGACCCAGAGGGATGCTGTACAACCTCACTGCTCTTGCCAAGGGTGCTGTAACTGACGGTTTGGAGAGCAATGGTTTTGAGTAGTTGTGCTCTGTTGGGACAAATATCTGTGCATACTGACTTGAAGCAGCTCCTTTTGCTGTACTTAAGTAAGTCCTTCAGAAGGCGAGGACACACTAATACATAAATAATAGgttctgcagtattttcttgACTTTCTAGGATGGACAAGAATATAAACATCAAATCATGGGTGATTATGCATTATACTTGCTGCATCTTAGAAGTCTTGATTGGAACAGCTGAGCTTGGTCTCACTCCAGCCAGCATAGGACAAATTCTGTAAATAGTTAAGAGTTAAGAGCATTCATACAAAGGTGGACACTTAGCTTAGAATTGGCATACTGCTGGCCTGCTTTTCAGTAAGTGTCAGACTTACAatttagtgaaaaataaattacttcacTCATGTGATCCAAGAACTTTATTGATGCAGCAGGCACTTTACAGTGAAACCAACCCCATAGTCCAACTAGTCCTTCAACCGTACGTACAAAACTGCCATTCTAATGAACACTTCTTCTGCCCGTAAGCTGTCGGGATCTTGCATCTGCCAAGGACATAGCTACCTCTTAAATAAGCAGTACACACAGGATCTTGTATCACCACACTTCGATAaagcagcatttgaaaaataccTGTTCTCTTACAGTAATAGGCAGGAGTGTGCCATCTCTCTGCCTTTTAAAGAAGGGATCAGGAGAATGTCTTGGCTCCTGTATTTGATAGTCGGAATATGCAGGAATACCTTTACTCTTCCCCCACCTTTAAGGTTAAAAGCATTCCAAGAGGAGGTTTCCATAGTATTTCAGTAGATTGCAATCTCTAATAAAGATGGACCAGCGTCATTTCAGCTAATTCCTTCTTCTGAGTCCAAAACTGAGCGTCGTCTTCGTTCAAGTTAATAGTCTTTTAAACAGTCTTTCTTGCTGTAAGAACTCTTACTATGGAACCTAGTCCACCTACTGCTAATGCCTGTGGGgatgggaaaaggagagaggttACACAGAGTCACTGCGTCATGCAAGCCAGCTACTGTGTCACATGTAAAAGGCATCTTAAAAGAACAAACAATGAAGTGTTTAATAACGGAAGAGTATGTGGCGCTTCTCCAGAAACTTACTTTTCACACATAGGCAGCTTGGGCTGTTCCACCCCTTTATTGCTCTTGCATCTTTAAAACAGTTAATTGGAGaaaatctgtttgctttctctagCACATGCAGACATTAAAGACATTTTAGGTCGTTTCATTTAGGTACTGAACCGTACTGTGCAGTGTCAGGTTTCCATGATGAAACTGCATTCCCCCCACGAGGCTGCGAGGCCAGGCAGTGATGCTTCTCTCCACACAACTGCTCCAGCACACAAAGCACTCGCACGGACTGGTTTGCCCATGCAGCCCAAGACCACAGCGCAACTCTTTACGCTGGCTGCTACCACCAGAACAGGAAATACAGTTCTTGGGTTGTTCCACCTCTCTGTGTCTCTGCAGGTGCCTTCTGCCCTGCTGACGCCTTTACCTTCCTGCAATGGCAAGTTCTACACTCGCACACTGTCTCCTCTTTGCTCTGTGTGCTCTGAACGATTTAGGCCGACAGTTAAAAGGCTATGGGGGAGCTCAGACCTGAACCCAGATCCTTGCTTGTTCTGATCTTGGGAAGTTTGTGGCTCCCTTCTCTGTAAATATAGATGAGAGTGATCTTTGACTCAAATTACTGCAGTATGTACATAGTAACATTCTATAAACGTACTCCGTGACATAAGAACCAAGGGACTGAAGGGTAGACAAAACCAAATACAGTAATTTAGTAACCTGTATACCACTaaatctgaagggaaaaattaCATTCTCCAAAATCTAACTATCTTTTGGATCTAGAGAAGGATACCAATGTCGCATGTCATTGATGACGCAGAATGTCTCACCTCCCATATCCCTgagtgggaaaggaggaagagctcgtttcagttttgtttgcatCCCTCAATAACGTATCCTTCTAAAGTCTAGAAGATGATGGATGtgattatgaaaaatattaaagctgaCTGCTCAAAACGAGGTGTGTTTACTTTGCAGACATAATTCAAATACAGCCCAGTGGGTATTACAATGTATGAAAGGAGAGCAGTGATCAACCGTACAAGACACCTCACTGTCCTTAGGAGACATGAATGCAAAGCGTCCACTCGGAGCTACCTGCATGCGCTGCACGCATGTAAACGTTCCCGAGTTGCCAGACCTGATACACGGGGGATGACAGCCCTTTTCCAGCGGACAGACTGGTACTACTACTGTGCAGCTGACTCCTCTCTGAGCAAGCCACATGTCTTACCGGTAGTGCCAAAAAGCAGAACGCAACCAAGGTTTTAAACTCTGCCCAGCCTACTTCAGACCTGCCTTgttcctttcaaaacaaagacaacGAAATGCTTTACATGTGCCTACATGCTCTGAGCACTGTCATCTTTCCAGTCAGGGTGGTGTTGTGTAACATTACACACTGGGAGCACCCACCCATGGTTAGCTGAAAACAGTCTCCAGtggaaacagcaacagaaagaaaaagaaaaaaaaaaatcaagcagaaaCATGTTCTTTGCTGTCCTGAGAAattccctcctgctcccctgtCAAGGTTCTGCAAAGCCAGTGACAGCTGCTAATAGCTGGAGTCACTCTACACAAGTTCTGTCTTTACGTATCAccggaaaaaaacccatactcTGTGAAAATGACAGCAGCACTAGCAGCAGGCTGCACTGCTACAGTGCCGGTGGTACACGGAGCTGCAGCATTCCTAGGGATCATTTCTCCTAGGAGGAGCACTGACAGCCAGTGCCGCAGCTAAAACCCCTGCAGTGGGGGAAGACTCCCCTGGATTCCTGCGTGGGGGCAGTGGTGTCCAGCAGCTGCTTCCCGTGCCTCACCCTGTCACAGAGGGAATGTTCAACAGTCGGCCGACGACCACATCCTGCCCTCCCTGTTTCACAACAGGCATTCCACAGAAACAGGAGAGGACCACTCCGGATCCCAGCGGGATCTTTTTGGAGATCTCGGAAGCCTCTCCTGTGTAAACCAAAGAGGTTTGCTAAATCCTGTTACAAAGCTGTGACACGTATGCTGCTAGCAGCGCTCAGCTGATGAAAACTGCCAGACCCGAGCCAGCCTGAGCACCCCCTCGGCCAAATACTCGGCTACAAAGGAACAATGCCAGCTACCCCCTTCAACCACCCACACCTCCGctcccagctcttcctcctcGGTGGGGCCACTGCACTCCTTAGACGCAGAAGAAAGCGCAATGCTTCCTCCAGCAGACGCTGCCCTGCCACAGGTCTCGCCTCTCCCCCTGGCTGAAGGAAAGGTTTGAAATAGGAGTACAGGCTTAATGAGTCTGAGCTCAAGGAGACCAAAGATAAAAGGAAACGCAAGTTACTGTGCTCCTCGGGGTGAGCCCCCCACCATCACCCGTTTCTCTTGCAGGGCCTCTCGTGAAAGCACCAACAGGGTCCCTGGGGAGTGTGGCCGAGCCAAGAGAGCACCAAACACGTACCTTTTCATGCCACTGAAGTAATATTGCACTGCTattttctgttggcttttcAAATCCTTTATAAATGTACTTCATTAACAAGTCAATGCCATTTCTGTCCAAGGAATTCACCGCTTGTTCTATTTCGCTGCTTTTAAAAGACGTGAGGACTTTAAGCATGGTTCCCTGGGCCTGCTCCTGCGAAGACAAGGAAAGGAGAATAACATGAGAACCAGCAAAGCTGGAAACGATCCCAAGACTTCTGGTGTTGTTCGACGAGGTGCGTTCGGAGGGCCGGCGGCTACGCTAAAGACCGGCTTATTTCTGCAAGCAAGCCGGCCAGCGTTCTTCACTTGGGGTCTCGGGAGCGAGGAGAAGGACGGGGCGGCCACGCAGGGATCGCCTAGGCAGAAGCCGCGGCGAGGGCGCCTCGCCGTGTGGCTCGTTAGCAGCGAGCTGTCAGGTGCTGCTGATCGATCTCCGGGCGACGCCGCCGTCCTTCGCAGCTGCCCGGCGACCCCGGCCGCCCTgcccgcgccccggccccggtcaCCTTCATCGCCTGGTTCTTGGTGTTGACGGGAGAGCTCCGCAGGGCGCTGTGGAAGGCTCGCAGCGCGTCCCCTGTGCAGGGCACGAGTCAAGGACTCAAACCGGCGGCTCCGCGCCACGACTCGAGCCTCGTTAACGCCGACGGATTTTGCGTTTCGTAACGCCGACCgaaacttttccttttcccgGGGCCGGTTGCCGGCCCGCTGCCGAGGGTCGGGGAGCGAAGCGCTTCGCCGGCCGCttcccccgccccggccgcccggGATCCGGCTACGAGCGCTCGATCACGGGCGAGGGCCGCGGGGCCCGGGGCTCCGCTCGGGGGGTGGCGGGCGGCAGGGCCGaggtcgccgccgccgcccgggccccccccccgccctcccggcCCGCTCCCAAAGGATATTGCCTCAGCAGCGCCTCCACCTCGGGGCCGGCGTCGGtctcggccgccgccgccgcctcgtCGGGCTCCTCCACGAAGCGGTTCTCGTCGTACTGGTCGATGTCGAGGCGGCGGAAGCGGGAGGAGAGCGTGCTCCGCGCcatgccgccgccgccgccgccgggccccccGCACCGACCCGCCCCGGGCCGGAACCGGAACCACCGCCCCCCTTCCTCCGCCGGAACCGGAaaccgccccccgccccccccccgcggagAGAGGCG
Protein-coding sequences here:
- the ARPC5L gene encoding actin-related protein 2/3 complex subunit 5-like protein; the protein is MARSTLSSRFRRLDIDQYDENRFVEEPDEAAAAAETDAGPEVEALLRQGDALRAFHSALRSSPVNTKNQAMKEQAQGTMLKVLTSFKSSEIEQAVNSLDRNGIDLLMKYIYKGFEKPTENSSAILLQWHEKALAVGGLGSIVRVLTARKTV